The following coding sequences are from one Gossypium hirsutum isolate 1008001.06 chromosome A12, Gossypium_hirsutum_v2.1, whole genome shotgun sequence window:
- the LOC107921644 gene encoding uncharacterized protein: MVLGLIEEFDDITFNYLPRDENQMANALATLASMINVSKQEDAKPIQMSICEAPSYCYNMEEEERDDHPWYQDILRYVRNREYPNQATENDKSTLRRLACDYVLHGEILNKRRKDQFSFALHAYRTSTRTFTGAMLFSLVYGMEAVLSIKVEIPSL; the protein is encoded by the exons ATGGTACTGGGGttaattgaggagtttgatgatattACTTTCAATTATCTCCCGCGAGATGAGAACCAGATGGCAAATGCTTTGGCTactttggcttccatgatcaatgTGAGCAAACAAGAAGATGCAAAacccattcagatgagtatttgTGAAGCCCCATCTTATTGTTACAACATGGAGGAAGAGGAGAGAGATGACcacccttggtatcaagatatattgcgatacgtgagAAATCGTGAGTACCCTAatcaagcaactgagaatgacaaaagcACGTTGAGAAGACTAGCTTGTGATTATGTCTTACATGGGGAAATACtgaataaaagaagaaaggatcaa TTTTCATTCGCTCTtcatgcttatcgaacatctacCAGAACTTTTACTGGGGCAATGCTTTTCtcattggtctatggaatggaagcagtTCTATCCATTAAGGTGGAGATACCTTCTCTTTGA